The Salvia splendens isolate huo1 chromosome 20, SspV2, whole genome shotgun sequence nucleotide sequence GTGGTTGTGGCCTTGGACGAACGAGGGTGGTGGTCGGAGATGAACGGAAGGTCGGCGTGGGGGGGTGGTCGAAAGGTGGATTATCGTTCAAAAGGGagaattgctagagagaagggagagcatcTCTCTCTAGAAGTCACTTATGCTTTTAATCgccttaaagaaaaacttacaactgcaagtgcaagagttgttggagaaaggaaaaatccgtgagagcatgagtccatgtgctgttccggtaattgttgtttctaagaaagatggatcatggaggatgtgcatcgattgccgagcaatcaacaaaatcacggtaaaatatcgctatcctattccaaggctagatgatatgcttgatgaattgcatggatctgttgtgtttagtaagatcgatttgaaaagtggttatcatcaaattcgaattagagaagaagacgaatggaaaacagcctttaaaacaaaagttggtctatatgagtggttagtaatgccttttggtttaactaatgcaccaagtaaTTTTGTCTCACTTTATTCCTTCTTCCGCCAACCCACCACTCGTAGGCGGCGGCCGACCGTCACCTTGCCCCACGCTAACCACCATCACCCCCACCGGCTCCCGTCTCATCATTCCTCAACATCCGTTCCGAGCCCAAACTATCTCCCGAGCAACCTTTCGTCCTTCCGGCCATACCGGACGACCCGCCGAGTGAACCACCCCCTTGCGAGGGAGAGCGAACCGGCCCCGGCTACTAAAGGAATCAAATGGTGTTGAAGGCTGCCAAAGCAAAAATCAAGGTTCGTAAGAGCACTCCGGCCCCGGCTACTAAAGGGAACGGTCGGAAAAGATATGTTCTCTTTCCACTTCCCGAAGACAAGCAATTAAGGAAAAGAATCGACTTTGGGGAGGATGATGGCTCCCCGGTTGAGAGCCCTAAATGTAGAAATGCCATCTTTCCGGCGTTTGTGAGCCCCGACATGGAGGACACTTCTCAAGTGGAGGAGAATGAGCATGATGAAATGGTAATCCCACTTGAGGTCCGAGATGGAACTTCCGACTTGGTGCCTTTATCCGGCCAAGATTCCGTCCAAGATGCCGGAGAGGGGACGGCGGACCACGACATGAAGTCCtctcaaccgagccatgaaAAAACCATTGTACTTGGTGCTGCAAAATTACAAGGAGCCTTGGGGGAGGAGAGAGTCAACATGCTTGATATGGATATGGGAACAAAAATGCTTTGGAAAGTAGTTTGATTCCTTGCCACAATGGAGAGTCACATGATGCACTAGCCGTTGGAGACTATTTGCAGCCGGTTTCTACCAATCTTCTACCAATCTTATCAAATGGAGTTCCCACCCTTGGAGAATGGCCGGACTCTAAACATCCGTGATTCCTTCGAGAGCGGCCGGCTGAAAGGTGCGGGGATGGCGCCGAGTTCATGTTCGAGTCAGCACGCACTCCCTAACACCCATTTCAAGCCGGGTGTGGGAGAAGCCACCACGGCTTCAGCCAGCATGCCTGAGGTCCCGAAAAATGGGGTGAGTCCGTCGGCCCCTAAATCCGGGGTAATGGCCGACCTCTTTAAGTCCAATCCATCAGCCACAACGAATGGGCCACAACATAGTAGAGAAGTGGGAGTTGGGGCTGGGTCAAACGGCACTTTGTCGGCCAATGGTGCTGAGACGGGCTCGGAAACCACAAATCCGTGGCGTTCAATGTCGGACAAGATAAAGGGGGCTCCCGACCCGAATGGACCGCAAGTGTTCGTGCCCAACAAGATCCAATCTATTGGATTTGCATCAGTCTCAAATGGAATACCATCAATCCACTTCTTGGGGCTGGAGATCCGGAAGCTTGCCGAAACCTTAGGGCACGCCATCGTAGGTAAATTCTCACACTCTATCCCGACAGCCGgacaaattcaaaaggctctcAATAATATGAAATTTCAATGTGGTTTtacttggaaatacattaacgccaaacacattctcattcaatgcaAGGAATTGACGGATTATGCTAGACTCCTTAGTGGCCCGAAGGGCACGCCGGTGTGGCTCATTGATCGGCATCCAATGAGGGTTTTCAAATGGTCTGCGGAGTTCGATGcttattgtgagtccccgattgcAGCGATATGGTGTAACTTAGTTGGCTTCCCGATCCATTTATTTGATCACTCAGCCCtcttcgccatcggcaagctcctaGGGACGCCAATTCAAGTTGACCGAGCCACCGCGAACAAAACAAGACTTTCCTATGCGCGCATTTGCGTCGAGATTGACATCACGAAACCACCCCCCGAAGAAATCATACTCGGTATTTATGGAAGAGAAACGGTTCAACAAGTGCGGTGGGACAAAATTCCAGCCTATTGTCTGGAGTGTAAGCATGTCGGACACTCGAGTAATGTTTGCTATGCTGTGGGGAAGACCGAAAGGCCACCGAAGAGAAATTACAACAATGTAACCCCTCAAAAAGCAAATCAAGACGGAAACGGCCCAACCGAAAAGCAAGTCAATTTTGAGGCCAAGCCAAACGACAACAATGAGTGGAGACAGCAACGAAAAAACAAAGGAAAGGGAACACCCCGAAAGCTAGGCCGAATGGGGAAAAAAAGGGGGGAACCGGTTTGGGAGGGCCCGGACATAGTGGGGGACCTTCACGAAGTTGACGGGCTTGGAAAAGGCCAACTTAGCACTAGTTCGGTTCGAGGTGAGGAAGCCGCCACTAATTTTTCAATGGGACTGAGCCGATCCAGATCGAAAGATGAGGTATCAATGGATGTGCCGTGGGAACATGGAGACACAACTCGTCGGCTGGCTTCGAGCTCCCGAGGAGGGTCGCGAGGGGGATCGAGAGGGAGATGGCGATATCCCACATCAAACCATGGAAGGAGGGGAGACGAGTGGATGGGCAATGTTATGAGCACAAACAAGTATTACTCGCTCATGGCCAATGGGGAATTTGATGTCGAAGGATGTGGCGAGATGGATGCGGTAGAAATGGATATTCAAACCGTTGGTGCACAACCCAAGGACACCCCGTTATATATTGATGCCGGCACGCACATGAGGGAGGAAGACCATCAGATCGTCATAttccaaggagggccttcaaacCTTCCGGGTACGACCCTTccttgttaatcatgtcttacaacctcatgttttggaacTCTAGGGGAATCGCTAATGCGTCGACCCAAAACctcctaaaaagactaattaagtGTTATAATGTcatgtttcttgcaataatggagccacttACTAATCCCGACTGGGATCGGTACTCTAAGGCGCTGGGATTAAAATTCAAAGGATCAAATATATCCGGCAAGATATGGGTATTTGCGTCGGCTTAGAGCGTGCCTTGACAGGTATGAGGGAGTCTCGGGGCAGCAAATCAACCTCGCTAAAAGTAATTTCCATATTGCCGAAGCACACGAGCAATGGGCGCATGCAATCCAAAGCGATGGAGGTTTTGCTCGTGGGCGCATGCAATCCCCATTTACCGTGGAGTCAAGCGGACGGAAATGTTCATGTTCATTCGAGAGAAGATTGCTAGAAGGATCTCCGGATGGGTACATCATCATCTATCTTTTAGAGGGAGGCTAACCCTCATTAAGAGCTCTCTTGAGGCGGTTCCTATCCACATCTTTCAAGCCATTGAGCCCACAGCCGGTACCCTTAAGCTTCTTGACCAGCAActggctcgcttcttttggggctcgacaACAGAAAGAAAACGGACCCATTGGATCAGCTGGGACCAAATGTGTCTTCCCACCTAGGAGGGAGGGCTCGGGATCCGAAAGTTCACTGAAGTCCTACGAGCCTTTAACATCAAACTCTGGTGGCGGTTCAGAGAACAGAACTCATTATGGGCCCGTTACATGATGAGAAAATATTGCGCCATATCTTCGCCACTTTCGTCAAGGATCATGGGAAGGAATAGTCCGACGTGGAAGACGCTGGCCAAAGCTAGGGCCCATGCTCACCCGCATATCCGATGGATTGTTGGACATGGTAAGATATACTTTTGGGATGATATATGGCTCGGCAATGTCCCTCTTAGGGGGCTCTGTTTCGACGAGAGAGGTAGCCCTACAACGACCGTCTCGGAATTCATCACGGATGGTGCATGGAACGTCCCCAAACTCCAAGTACTTCATGACCAGGCTGGACTCCCCCAACATATTATTAATCAAATATTCACAACCCCGATCCTACCCGGGGAGCCGGACATCCCGCGATGGACGCTATCACGGCGAGGAGATTTCTCGCTAGCCTCGACGTGGGAGACGACCCGGTTGCCTCAGCCCATCATCCAAGGTCTTGAGGAGATTTGGAAGGCTGGCCTCACAACCTCCATTGCTATCTTCAATTGGAGGCTCATATCTAACCGCATCCCTGTTGACGCAAAGTTACAATGGCGCAAATTTATATTCAGCCAATTGCTACACTAAAAAATGTAGAACTGcagaaaaaacaaatcaaagaaATGAATACCCTGATTCCCGAATCTGCTAATATCTCACTTCTGAATTGTATTGACCTTTCCAGTTCAGATGTTCAGCTATCTGTCTCCCTCCTTAAACAGGCATGCTTGGATTCTGGATTCTTCTATGTGATCAATCATGGAATTGATAAGGAATTCATGGATGAGGTCTTCTCTGAAAGCAAAAGATTTTTCAATTTACCCGAGCAGGAGAAAATGAAGCTTCTAAAGAATGAGAAAAGTCGAGGCTATACTCCGTTGTTTGATGAAAACTTGGACCCTGCCAATCAAATTCATGGGGACTATAAGGAGGGATATTACATAGGTATTGAAGTGTCTGAAGATCAGTCTGATGCACAGAAACCATTTTATGGCCCAAACAAGTGGCCATCGGAAGATATTTTGCCCAGGTGGAGGAAAACCATGGAGAAATATCACCAAGAGGCACTAGAGGTATCGAGATCCGTTTCCCGGCTGATAGCCCTTGCACTAGGGCTAGATATCAACTTTTTTGATCAACCGGAAATGCTTGGAAACCCTATTGCAACTTTGAGGCTGCTACATTACGAAGATGATAACTATGGTCTTCAGATATGCAAAGACAAAGATGCTAAGCCTCAGATCTGGGAGTATGTGCCACCATTAAAAGGTGCGTTTATAGTTAATCTAGGTGATATGCTGGAGCGATGGAGCAATTGCTTTTTCAGATCCACGCGGCATCGAGTATTGGGCAATGGCCAAGAGAGATACTCAATAGCATTTTTTGTGGAGCCTAGTCATGAATGCATTGTTGAATGTTTGCCAACATGCCAATCAGAGAAGAATCCTCCAAAGTTCCCTCCAATTAAATGTGAAGATTACATCTCGCAGAAGTATAAAGATACCCATGCCGACCTCAGTTCCTATGCATGATATTATGCATACAAAACAAATGCTCCGGAAAAGCTACTAATGTTGAAGACAATTCTATCCAAACGAGATCCTATGAACATGACTTTCAGTTATCGATGCTTTGATTACTTTGTACATGAAATTTAGTGCGACTCTGTGTTGATGTAATTTAGCTCTACCCACAGTAATTATACATTGTTGAAGACATTCTAGTTATACAAATCTATACCGAGATTGTggtgaaaaaaaaaaagttacaatggCGCAAGATTGAACTTGCATCTAAATGTCAATGCTGCCCACATAGGCCAAGTActgagtccctccaacacctcttcatacAAGGCGCAGGTGCGATTAGAGTATGGAGGGAATTCAACGGGTGGTTCGAAGGCTCGACCCCCACTCTCGGGGCGAATGACACGATTCCAACAAGAATTGGAGTTTGGGCGAGAAGATCGCAGCAGCCGGGAAGGAAGCACTCAGCCGAGCCATGCCTTACCTTCTCTTTTGGTTCCTCTGGGCAGAGAGAAATAGAAGCCGCCACCACGATGTTCAATTCAAACCGAGCAATGCGATTTGGAAGGTCCTCACATTCGTCCGAAACAGCATGGCCAATGGCAGgctcaagccgaagcattggataGGGGTGAAGCTCGGAGTTAGTATTCCAAGCCATGCTGAACCTCAACGGCCACCGCGTCTTGCTATGATGGTTAAGTGGGAACCACCGGATCAGCCCTGGATTAAACTCAACACGGACGGGTCCTTTATTGAAGCAACAGGAAAATCCGGGGGAGGAGGTCTCATTCGAGATCACTTGGGTAAGTTGATTGTCGCCTATGCGCTCCACCTCGAAGCACAATCACCACTTGAAGCCGAGCTGCTCGCCATGCACCACTATTTGAAGCTGGCCTCGGAGCTCGGGAAGCCAATATGGCTTGAATCGGACGACGAGCAAGCACTTAATCTCATCAAAGGGCCAAGCTGGGAGCCTGCTCACACTCGCCAAGTCATGGCGTACATGGCCTTACACAAGCATCTACTCACCCTTCGAACAACCTTAATCCACCAAGAAGGTAATAAGGCAGCTGACTTACTTGCAAAGATTGGCGTGGATATGAGCCACTGTCGAGTTTTGGAGGCCCAAGATATACCGAGAGCCGTCCACGATATCTTTCGAATGGAACAAATGGGGATTCCTAATGTCCGGGTCCGTTCCGAGGAAGAAACATAGGACACTGTAGAGTAGGCGGGTGTCGAGCCAATTATGACACGAGCCCTACTTACTCTTGTGGTGACTTCTTTTTTGATAGTTCTTGTTTTCTGGTTGTAATAGTTATTTGTATCCGTTAGTCTTGTGCTAGGGCAAATGTAACCGAGAACTATtttttgatatatagggatgagggaacCACGAACCCTCCatcgtgaaggtgtttgataaaaaaaaaagtactttcatgagattgatgcaccatgttttgagaaaattcattggaaaatttgtggttgtttattttgatgatattcttgtctatagcaaaaatatggatgaacatcttaaccatgtgcgtgcagttttggataccttacgaaaagaatcattgtatgcaaatctcaaaaagtgttctttttgcatggataaagttgtttttctgggttttgttataagtgctaatgggattgaaatggaaaaggagaaggtgaGAGCTATATTAGAATGGgcaattcctcaaaatgtagcacaagttagaagttttcacggtcttgcaagtttttataggaggttttttttttaaaaaaaaaaaagcaccacgagggtggagggttaaggagGACCCActcctgtgcattaccaaagtCAATTGCAACGGACAATCAAAACACCGAATAGCCCGAAAGTGACAATTCGTAacaaccaattagagtacaacgagggcctccctatcaactagagtggtcatcaatgtactcttagcaatcctattacaattaacatgACGGGACCTTCCCATGACAAAACATAACTTCATCCCTCAATTGagacccgcaatagggatacccccgCGATGGATAATCCctcccggatcaagttcctcgatgaagccttccttctcctggtcggggagcccacatgagacACTCATTGAGAAAGTTCTTGGCTCGTTCGCGCTAGATTCATTTCGATCAAATGAAACCATAGCCACATTGTCCTTTGAGCGCCAATGATTAATGTGTTGAGCCTTGGAGTGCGTTTCTCCCTTACGATCCTTGCCTTTCCTTTTCCGTGACACCAATTGGAAcccatcctcatccacacttggttgactcccaaaggACGCTCTTGAGCTCCGCGGATCAGCATCCATTGTggcctccttgctctcctctTGGTTGTCACTTTCGTTCTCCTTTTTCGTGTGGTCACTATTCGGTAAGGTGCCAACCCTAGTCGCCGCTTTTGGACGCCACTCTCAGCGAATGGTCTTGGGGACATGGCTAGGATGGAACACCTTTGTTGATGCTCGGTGGACCTTGCCTCCTGCTCGTCCCTTCCTTCCCAATGCATAACATTCATCAATgacgtgcccaacatgcttacaattctcgcaaaacaatgggatacgatcccatgccactttgtgtcTTGATtctttgcctaggatgtttagaatgatctcctccgtcggggggttggagatatcaatctccacacatatcctagcaaaggagagccgggtttgattgattgtggcatgatcCGCTTGCAACGGCTTGCCTAGgagcttgccgatcgccatgagggccgattcctcaaataGGTGGGTCGGGACTCCCATGATATTACACCACACTGCAACGATCGATGACTCGAAGAACGTATCAAAATTCGGtgcccatttgaacaccctcatcggatgaaTATCAATATACCATACCGGATTTCCATTAGGACCGTTTAACACCTTGGCATAATCAGCCACATCTTGGAATTGGAGTAAGATATGtttagcattcaagtatttccataTGAAAGAGCCAACTAACCCCATGCCCCCGACACTCTTTTGAATTTGAGGCGTAGTAGGGAGCGAATGGGAGAACTTCCCAACTATGGCTAATCCTAGTTTTTCCGAGAGATATTCCGTTTCTAAATCGGTAAAGGAGAGAGATGGGATACCTTCTTGGCAGCTAGCCGTCCCCATAGGCTTGGCCTTGCCGGCGTCAAGAGTGATTGGCTTGGCCTTACAAGAAATGTGTGGGTTTGGAGCCCCCACCATGGACCCCGCCCCCCCATGTGAGAAGAGGTCTTTGGCCTCCTTCCAAGCGTTCGCCGGCGAGACCAGGTTTTCCGGCGAGAACTCCGGCGGCCATGTGTCGGGGGTGCGATCCCCCTTGCCTCCATCGTTGCCAAAAGGGAGATGGATAGAACAAGGtgctgattttgaattcaaaatggcaccTTCCACAAATGGACCATCATATTCTTTCCCATATAAAGTGGCCTTTCTCTTTTTCTCCTTGTGTGAGTCACATGCATCCAAACCATCACATGCCAACCCATC carries:
- the LOC121781185 gene encoding 2-oxoglutarate-Fe(II) type oxidoreductase hxnY-like isoform X1, which translates into the protein MNTLIPESANISLLNCIDLSSSDVQLSVSLLKQACLDSGFFYVINHGIDKEFMDEVFSESKRFFNLPEQEKMKLLKNEKSRGYTPLFDENLDPANQIHGDYKEGYYIGIEVSEDQSDAQKPFYGPNKWPSEDILPRWRKTMEKYHQEALEVSRSVSRLIALALGLDINFFDQPEMLGNPIATLRLLHYEDDNYGLQICKDKDAKPQIWEYVPPLKGAFIVNLGDMLERWSNCFFRSTRHRVLGNGQERYSIAFFVEPSHECIVECLPTCQSEKNPPKFPPIKCEDYISQKYKDTHADLSSYA
- the LOC121781185 gene encoding 2-oxoglutarate-Fe(II) type oxidoreductase hxnY-like isoform X2 encodes the protein MKLLKNEKSRGYTPLFDENLDPANQIHGDYKEGYYIGIEVSEDQSDAQKPFYGPNKWPSEDILPRWRKTMEKYHQEALEVSRSVSRLIALALGLDINFFDQPEMLGNPIATLRLLHYEDDNYGLQICKDKDAKPQIWEYVPPLKGAFIVNLGDMLERWSNCFFRSTRHRVLGNGQERYSIAFFVEPSHECIVECLPTCQSEKNPPKFPPIKCEDYISQKYKDTHADLSSYA